In Subdoligranulum variabile, the genomic stretch TCCTGGCCGTGGCCGATGAGGATCTGGCCGCCAAGCTGGACCAGTTCCGTGCCGACACCGCTGCAGCCATCGCCAAGAAGGATGCCGCCATCGCCGCCGAAGCCGCCGCGATGTAAACAAATTCTTGCACACCGACACAAAACGGGGTACAATGGAATTGCGATTGTGCACTCGTTTTTATACATTACATAAAAGGGAGCGTTTATCATGAAATACGAAGTCAAAAAGCAGATGTACGAAGGCAAGGCCAAGCAGGTTTTCGCGACCAGCGATCCCAGCATCGTGATGGTCCACTATAAGGACGACGCCACTGCTGGCGACGGTGAGAAGAAGGGTACCATCCGCGACAAGGGCATCGTCAACAACAAACTGTCCAACGCCCTGATGCAGAAGCTGGAAAAGGAAGGCATCCCCACCCACTATGTGGAGGAGATCAACGACCGTGACACCTTCGTAAAGAAGGTCGAGATCGTACCTCTGGAGGTCATCATCCGCAATGTTGCCGCCGGCCACTTCAGCCTGCGCATGGGTGTGCCCGAGGGTACTCCTTTCAAGACCCCCATCCTGGAGTTCAGCTACAAGAATGACGATCTGCATGATCCGTTCATCAACCACTACTACGCCCTGGCGCTGGATCTGGCCACCCAGAAAGAGATCGACACCATCACCAAGTACTCTTTCAAGATCAATGAGATCCTCAAGAAGATCCTGCTGGATGCCAACATCCGTCTGATCGACTTCAAGCTGGAGTTCGGCCGCCTGCCCGATGGCACCATCATCCTGGCCGATGAGATCAGCCCTGACACCTGCCGTTTCTGGGACGCCACCACCGGTGCCCATCTGGACAAGGACCTGTTCCGCCGCGACATGGGCGGTGAGGCCGATGCCTACCAGGAAGTCATGAAGCGCCTGCTGGGCTGATCTGAGAAAACGGAGCAGAAAGCGGAATGAGTGAAATTTCCCAATATACCGAATCACTGCACGAGGAGTGCGGTGTCTTCGGCATCTATGACAAGACCGGCGAAACCGACATGGTCAGCGCCGTATACAGTGCGCTGTACGCTCTGCAGCATCGCGGGCAGGAAAGCTGCGGCATTGCGCTGAATGTGGACGGTGTGCTTTCCGGGCATCGCGACCTGGGACTTGTGAGCGAAGTCTTTACCAAACGCGTACTGGAAGAACTGCCCCACGGCGCCAAAATGGCCACCGGCCACGTGCGTTACGCCACCGCCGGCCAGCGCAGCCGTTCCAACGCCCAGCCGATGATCCTCCATCACTGCAAAGGCGCCATGGCCGTCTGCCATAACGGCAATCTGGTCAACGCCCCCAAGCTGCGCCGCAAGCTGGAGATGAGCGGTTCCATCTTCCACGGTACTTCGGACACCGAGGTCATCGCCTACCTGCTGACCCAGAACCGTCTGCTGACCCCCAACATCGAGATGGCCGTCAGCCGTACGATGGATGAGATCGAAGGCGCTTACAGCCTGGTCATCATGACCCACAC encodes the following:
- the purC gene encoding phosphoribosylaminoimidazolesuccinocarboxamide synthase — encoded protein: MKYEVKKQMYEGKAKQVFATSDPSIVMVHYKDDATAGDGEKKGTIRDKGIVNNKLSNALMQKLEKEGIPTHYVEEINDRDTFVKKVEIVPLEVIIRNVAAGHFSLRMGVPEGTPFKTPILEFSYKNDDLHDPFINHYYALALDLATQKEIDTITKYSFKINEILKKILLDANIRLIDFKLEFGRLPDGTIILADEISPDTCRFWDATTGAHLDKDLFRRDMGGEADAYQEVMKRLLG